In Populus alba chromosome 4, ASM523922v2, whole genome shotgun sequence, the genomic window tctACCCCATTTTATCGAAATGAATATTAGGGTCTCATTCTCATATCAATGGCCTTAATGCATAGATCACAAAATATATGCAATATTTTCTTTGTCCAAGCAGCCTTATCCATAAATTCAAGACCTTTCATAGTatcttttgaaacatttaacaaaagaaaacaataaatgtTATCAATTACTTGGAGGGACAAATATAACCGTGGATTCAATCAAAACAACAGAagaatacatgtttttttttttatcatgcttcTTGTTGGTGATTTCTCTCTTTAGCTGAAATTGCTCAAGTCAGAATTATTTTGGACATATCTGTTAGTTTTAACTTTATGTTTTGGAGGAAGTTTGAAATTTTGTAGTTCTAATAAATGAACAAATGAAACttctattttatcttattatgaTTATCTTAAACAAGTGAGATTGGATTCATTTATCAATGACAGAAAACTGAagcacatgaaaaaatattctttgattTTCAACTCAATACAACAAATTCAGTTAGGTTTTAGAGGGGGGGAAAACCCAGGCTCATAAGGCAACAGAATTGAAGTAGGTTCCAATTTCGTTGTAATATTCTATCCTTTCATTGCAAGCCATGGTTAACTATAATTGATAACCATAATATGAAAATGGTTGTAAAAAGTTTTACTGTAAATCTAAAGTTCAACATTACATGGGAATTTTTGTGAAAAACATAGGATGACAAAAACTAATTTGCTTATTAACATAAAAGAATCAAGCAAAGCACACATCAAATTACTTTTCCCCTCGACTAATTAGACCACTAATGGGATTacagcaatttaaaaaaaaaaaaaaaaacttgtaaactCTACCATTTTTAGTGTCAGATTCAACAATAATCAACATAGATGAATCACATTGTTTCcaatatacaaaagaaaaatcaagcaaCAACAATGTGAACTATTAAAAGACCAAGAACCCGATTTCATTGCAGAACAACATCTAATTAATCACAATAAACAGAATTCATGAAgcagcaaataaaataaatttgaagatgGAGATAAGACAAAAATTTATGATTCTCTCTCTAATGTGAGTTTTCCTAGCACAAATCTGTTGCTTTTTTCTGCAAACCATAACAATGGAGACCTCTCACCAAATTTATATCAGTGAAGGTGACAAATCTTCATATGAAATAACAAAGGACAGAGGGGAACAAGGCGAATGATAATTGCTTGAAAGAAGATGGTTTGAGAAAAGAAGGCACCCTTTTCGTTGTCGTTTAGAAGGAGACgaaagaaaggaattgaggGGAACAAGGATGAAAACTTTGGGAAATAAGGGCATGATTTTTCTAGATCTGAACAATAAAGCCTCTCGGTTGTTTTGGGAAAGTTTTACAATGTTAATTATTCAGCATTGTCAATAAGAGAGATGAGAACACGGCCATACGAGAAAAGCAATTGAAAATTGCTTTTTACAAACTGAAGGTCCATCCTCCCATCCTCGGTTTTGGGTAGAACCCacgtataataaaaatatggttaatatttaaccaaacacttgtGAACCATATATGTTTGCAGCCGCAGCGTCAAACATGCACTAATAAATTAAGTGAAATCAAAGTTTTTCTCCTTAAATCTCGTACTTGTTTAagttaactttgattttttatcaatagcatataattaatgtatattaaaaactattatatgCAATAATGTTTAACAATTTAAAGTATATACATATGAATATGCATAAATATACTACTACTATTTAATCAGATCATGATAGAAAAACGCAACCTATCATATCTCTTATAGGATAAACATGGTGTTATTTTCATAAAGGAAAGGGCCAATATCCATCAAATCGGACCAAatcataatctaaaaaatatatataaaagaaaaaagaggtcATTTAAgtaattttgtataattaacaTTGAACCCACCCAAAGCAAGGTTTATCAAATCAAGGGCAATTTGGACAACCAATCTCGCCAGCACATAATTTGTAAAAGGCCTACTCCCACCAGCCTTTCATTCACCATCGTCATCACAAAAACTCACTGCCCCAGACTCGAACTGAAGCGAAAGTCCTAAAGACCTGACTTGAAAAACCTCGGACAACACCCATCCATCTGTTAATCTCTCTGAAACTCTGTACTTCATCTGTACACATAAACCTTAACAATGTCTCTGACACAAGTATCTTTCctccctttctttctctccctTATCTTCATCCTCTCCACCATCACCACAACCACATCCACTTTACAAAACCTCCTTCAAATCCACGGCTTACCAGGCGGTCTCTTTCCAAACAATGTCAAGTCCTACAGTCTTGACCAAGATGGTCGCTTAGAGGTGCAGCTAGATGGTCTATGCATGACTAAGTATGAGACAAGAGTGGTCTTTGACAGTGTGGTTAGAGCCAATCTCAGTTATGGTGGGCTTATGGGGTTGGAAGGGCTTATACAAGAAGAGCTTTTTCTTTGGCTTCCAGTCAAAGGTTTTGAAGTAAATGATCCATCTTCTGGGTTGATCTCTGTTGATATTGGTCTTGCTCATAAGCAGCTCTCTCGTTCTCTCTTTGAAGTTCCTCCTGTTTGCAAGCCCcaaggtaattaattaatttatgggttttgctcttctttgatttctctttaatgggtttttcttaatttattttagttttgctTGGATTGACTTGAGTTCTGATTAGATTTTGATGagtatttttcttcaattctgctgtttttgtctctttttttgttttttttaatctcactcTAGTCCAGAGAAAgatataaatggaaaaaaaatgctgCAATCCTCTCATTCTGGATCacgaaaaaaaatgaattgtacACACTCAACTTGATATGTTCAAACAATTATTAATTGTTCATTTCggtgaaaagaaaagattttatatttttataaatggagaaaatttttcttttttcggaATTTAgcaaatttgtttcttttaaaggAATTTCTagaaaacattttgaaatttaCTATTGGAAAGCTAATTGAGAAATCAATTATGTGAAATATTGCAGGGGCTGCGGATCTATTGAAGAACTTTGGAAGGAAAATTGGAGTTCAGTTtcagagatgaaaaaaaaaaagaagaagcaaattaAACTCCTTCGAATTGAGACAgaactttctctttctctttctctttttgttttttgttttttcttttctttcttgtttggaTGCTACATAGAGCCTGTCAAAAAGGAAACTGGGGGATAAATTGAGGAATCAAATGGCAAACTTTTGGAATTCTT contains:
- the LOC118042810 gene encoding uncharacterized protein — encoded protein: MSLTQVSFLPFFLSLIFILSTITTTTSTLQNLLQIHGLPGGLFPNNVKSYSLDQDGRLEVQLDGLCMTKYETRVVFDSVVRANLSYGGLMGLEGLIQEELFLWLPVKGFEVNDPSSGLISVDIGLAHKQLSRSLFEVPPVCKPQGAADLLKNFGRKIGVQFQR